Proteins from a genomic interval of Nostoc sp. TCL240-02:
- a CDS encoding VCBS domain-containing protein codes for MSGNLRATGSLTVADVDTGENKFNTSVTSAAGNLGSLSITDAGAFTYTVANSAVQSLGAGATKTETFTVKSVDGTASQNIAVTIKGINDAPVAGSDSVTATQFLPTTIAVSTLLANDSDVDTGDVLSITGISNVVGGEAVLFNNFTPSNPADDFIIFAPLNSGNGSFHYTLSDGKGGTSQGTVNLLIGSSQFGGNGKDTLNGNNGPDYLDGGNGNDTLNGGLGNDTLVGGNGDDLLVGGAGGDLLIGGNGVDTFRFAFTDSLLSNFDRISDLQIGTDVIDGPNAVSAANIRKLGAVSSLDAAGVGALLTNTNFVANRAAIFSFGSRTFLALNNATAGFQDTSDAVIEITGFNGNLNNLAIA; via the coding sequence GTGAGCGGTAATCTGAGGGCGACTGGCTCATTAACTGTCGCTGATGTCGATACTGGCGAAAATAAATTTAACACCAGCGTCACCTCTGCGGCTGGCAACCTGGGTAGCCTCAGCATCACCGATGCAGGTGCATTCACTTACACCGTCGCCAACAGTGCCGTGCAATCCCTAGGTGCAGGTGCGACAAAAACCGAAACCTTCACCGTGAAATCTGTGGACGGTACTGCTAGCCAAAATATTGCCGTCACCATCAAGGGTATCAATGATGCCCCCGTTGCCGGCAGTGATTCGGTTACTGCCACCCAATTCCTCCCCACCACCATTGCTGTCAGCACTCTACTTGCCAACGACAGCGATGTCGATACTGGCGATGTGTTGAGTATTACCGGCATCAGTAATGTTGTCGGTGGCGAGGCAGTGTTGTTTAATAACTTCACTCCCTCTAACCCGGCTGATGATTTCATTATCTTTGCTCCCCTCAACAGCGGTAATGGCAGTTTCCATTACACTCTTTCTGACGGCAAGGGCGGCACTAGCCAAGGTACTGTCAACTTACTCATTGGTTCTAGCCAATTCGGCGGCAATGGCAAAGATACCCTCAACGGCAATAACGGCCCTGACTACCTTGATGGTGGTAATGGTAATGACACTCTCAATGGTGGTCTAGGTAATGATACTTTGGTTGGCGGTAACGGCGACGACTTGCTGGTTGGTGGTGCAGGTGGCGATTTGCTGATTGGTGGTAATGGTGTTGATACCTTCCGCTTCGCTTTCACTGACTCGCTACTGAGTAACTTTGACCGCATCAGCGATTTGCAAATCGGTACTGATGTCATTGATGGTCCCAATGCCGTCAGCGCTGCTAATATCCGGAAACTAGGGGCAGTCAGTAGTCTGGATGCCGCAGGTGTCGGGGCACTGTTGACTAATACCAACTTTGTGGCTAATCGCGCTGCTATCTTTAGCTTTGGTAGCCGCACTTTCCTGGCACTGAATAATGCCACGGCTGGCTTCCAAGATACTAGCGATGCGGTGATTGAGATTACTGGGTTTAACGGTAATTTGAATAATTTAGCGATCGCTTAA
- a CDS encoding peptidase: MRLVFRKYHRMIALTICLPLIITAVTGIAMTVADEWLHQANLVGFLLKIHTFKFLGLSAILPVFNGLGLLSLIATGLNMTGLFSQRRKS; this comes from the coding sequence ATGAGATTAGTCTTCCGCAAATATCACCGAATGATTGCACTTACAATCTGCTTACCACTAATTATCACCGCAGTTACAGGTATTGCCATGACAGTTGCGGATGAGTGGTTGCATCAAGCAAATTTAGTGGGATTTCTCCTCAAAATTCATACGTTTAAATTTTTGGGACTCTCAGCAATTTTACCCGTCTTCAACGGATTGGGATTGCTGAGTTTAATTGCCACCGGACTAAATATGACGGGTTTATTTTCTCAACGGCGTAAGTCATAA
- a CDS encoding iron uptake porin: protein MSDMSLLMAGVLATAPISVLNLPEQPVITPDNLVQQSTQENLSQVVSPAEITPPEFVQPDITTSSAIKHKYENILKKSREKIQFINSPNLSELKNTQPVIEVVQNQENTEEFSLFSQPPDSDNQMSQVTSVSQLKDVQPSDWAFDALQSLIERYGCIAGYHDGNYLGNRTISRYEFAAGLNACLEKINEAMPAVVTERSRSAGYAYANNKINTVNSEDLILLQRLQSEFKAELQQLQQRVETVENRTTELQANQFSTTTRLFGQAVFSVQGTNSPDVDLFPRDGVPERQGKTNLTFTSSTQLTLATSFTGRDLLLTGLSAGNLGSNAALLSTNMGRLGFESNTNNNLVVSDLSYRFLVSDNLGIVVGTAGVNPINTFRGISPLEGSSDGAISLFGQRNPILSIGNGTGGIGFDWQISDRISLQGVYSTEIPSFSGNINQGGLFGGRFTAGAQLSLGPTNNIDIGVHYLYSHSPDGLLGSGIGDSQLISPFADATAFDTQAIGATVAWRINPNLQLGGWGGFTSSKPFNLPGSVETTNWMVFAAFPNLLRPGNLGGVLVGQQPKITSSTLPDGFNFPKFSDGGTAGGRSDTSIHVELFYCAQLSDNIALTPGLFVIFNPDHNAVNDTLVVGALRATFRF, encoded by the coding sequence ATGAGTGATATGAGTCTACTGATGGCGGGTGTGCTAGCAACAGCGCCAATCTCTGTCCTTAATTTACCAGAACAGCCTGTAATCACGCCAGATAATCTGGTGCAGCAGTCAACACAAGAAAATTTATCTCAAGTTGTTTCGCCTGCTGAAATTACACCACCTGAATTTGTGCAGCCAGATATAACTACTTCATCCGCTATAAAGCATAAGTACGAAAATATACTTAAAAAAAGCAGAGAAAAAATTCAATTTATAAATTCCCCTAATTTATCTGAGTTAAAAAATACTCAACCTGTAATAGAAGTTGTACAGAACCAGGAAAACACAGAAGAATTCTCTCTATTTTCTCAGCCTCCAGACTCAGACAACCAAATGTCTCAAGTCACATCGGTGTCACAACTTAAAGATGTGCAACCTTCCGACTGGGCTTTTGATGCTTTGCAATCTCTAATAGAACGCTATGGCTGCATTGCGGGATACCACGATGGGAATTATCTGGGAAACCGCACCATCAGCCGTTATGAATTTGCGGCTGGTTTAAACGCTTGTTTAGAGAAGATTAACGAAGCGATGCCTGCGGTGGTCACTGAGCGCAGCCGAAGTGCGGGCTACGCCTACGCTAATAATAAAATTAATACTGTTAATAGTGAAGATTTAATCCTGCTGCAAAGGTTGCAAAGCGAATTCAAAGCAGAGTTGCAGCAATTACAGCAGCGTGTTGAGACTGTAGAAAACCGGACTACTGAATTACAAGCCAATCAGTTTTCTACAACAACCAGATTATTTGGTCAAGCCGTTTTTAGCGTTCAGGGAACCAATAGCCCTGATGTGGATTTGTTTCCTAGAGATGGAGTCCCTGAACGTCAGGGAAAAACCAATCTGACTTTCACAAGTAGCACCCAACTAACCTTAGCAACTTCATTTACAGGACGAGATTTGCTGTTAACAGGGTTGTCTGCGGGTAATTTAGGTTCTAATGCAGCGTTGCTATCTACCAATATGGGGCGGTTGGGTTTCGAGTCAAATACAAATAACAATCTAGTTGTTAGTGACTTATCTTATCGATTTCTCGTCTCGGATAACTTGGGAATTGTCGTAGGTACGGCGGGAGTCAACCCTATCAACACCTTTCGCGGTATTAGTCCTCTAGAAGGTTCTAGCGACGGTGCAATTTCTCTATTTGGTCAGCGTAACCCGATTTTAAGTATTGGAAACGGCACTGGCGGTATAGGCTTTGATTGGCAAATTAGCGATCGCATCAGTTTGCAAGGCGTTTATAGTACAGAAATCCCTAGTTTTTCTGGCAATATCAACCAGGGCGGACTATTCGGCGGTAGATTTACTGCTGGCGCTCAGTTAAGTTTAGGACCCACCAATAATATCGATATCGGCGTACATTATCTTTATTCCCACTCCCCAGATGGCTTATTAGGAAGTGGTATCGGTGATTCGCAACTGATTTCGCCTTTTGCAGATGCAACAGCTTTTGATACCCAAGCCATTGGCGCTACCGTTGCTTGGCGAATCAACCCTAACTTGCAATTGGGCGGTTGGGGTGGCTTTACTTCTTCCAAACCATTCAACCTTCCTGGAAGTGTAGAAACTACAAACTGGATGGTGTTCGCGGCCTTTCCCAATTTGCTGCGTCCTGGAAATTTAGGGGGCGTTCTCGTCGGACAACAGCCCAAAATTACTTCCAGTACTTTACCCGATGGCTTCAATTTTCCCAAGTTTTCTGATGGGGGAACAGCAGGTGGACGTAGTGACACATCAATTCACGTAGAACTTTTTTACTGCGCCCAACTGAGTGATAATATCGCCCTAACTCCAGGCTTATTCGTCATTTTCAATCCCGATCACAATGCTGTTAACGATACTTTAGTCGTTGGAGCATTAAGAGCAACTTTCCGGTTTTAA
- a CDS encoding putative PEP-binding protein, with product MDKLYWLDQIKLQDRAKVGDKAFYLSRIMQRGYPVVPGFVVSAEILRQFLENLNSSESLVADLPHSSLHLDVANWRQLQQVAGRLRQEILTATVPQQWVSTIFQAAKEWQTGCLILRPTLAVSNTTPGIKNISGLLESVFCQCEPEAIAWALKRTWSQIFRARSLLYWQRAGINLQQINLAVLVQPVENAIASGLLKANSSGWEIEATWGLGIAIALGEVQPDIYYIQQATGVVLEQQLGNKMLAYGVNDAAPEAFSQPTPNSVLTPDHTSLSTYVLQEAQQKQYALQEEYLQQIIALGTQLVSELGKTFSIKWTIAGQTTSNKLYITQVSSPQSVIPHGQFIRGLGAAGGRVVATALVIHHSQQKPEQLPKGVILVVPTITPDWLPLLHQVAGIITEQGGLTSHAAILARELRIAAVVNATSATTLIQTGERLLLDGDKGEVYRIKGDSKEKMEKGREEKLLSPHHPNPKAPYPTFTSHLPMIATQLLVNLSQSSLIEQVQSFPVDGVGLLRSELMVLNILDGQHPNSWILGGRQAELLDLWSEQIRQFARAFTPRPVFYRSLDWRSQDLPSLSDNLEFSPPSMLGERGTFSYLRNPAVFELELQALARVQQAGYSNVNLLLPFVRTLEEFVFCRRKVEQALLTEVSQFQLWMMAEVPSVLFLLPEYVKAGAAGISIGTNDLTQLLLGVDREQGQLAKVFNERHPAVMGAIAQLIQMAQSAGIPCSICGQAPALYPEIIDKLVEWGITSISVEPEAVERTYQAIARAEQRLILAAARRQQ from the coding sequence GTGGACAAACTCTACTGGCTAGACCAAATTAAATTACAAGACCGCGCCAAAGTAGGTGACAAAGCGTTTTACTTGAGCAGAATCATGCAGCGTGGTTATCCGGTGGTGCCTGGTTTTGTCGTTTCGGCAGAAATTTTGCGGCAATTTCTTGAAAATCTCAATAGTTCAGAGTCATTAGTGGCTGACTTACCTCATTCTTCGTTACATCTAGATGTTGCTAATTGGCGGCAACTTCAGCAGGTAGCTGGTCGCTTGCGCCAAGAAATTCTCACTGCGACTGTGCCGCAGCAGTGGGTGAGTACAATTTTCCAAGCAGCTAAGGAATGGCAAACTGGCTGTTTGATTCTTCGACCTACCTTGGCAGTATCAAATACAACTCCAGGTATAAAGAATATATCTGGTTTGCTGGAGTCGGTGTTTTGCCAGTGCGAACCTGAAGCGATCGCTTGGGCATTAAAGCGCACTTGGAGTCAGATATTTCGTGCCAGAAGTCTCTTATATTGGCAACGAGCAGGAATTAATCTGCAACAAATAAATCTAGCAGTTTTGGTACAACCTGTTGAAAATGCGATCGCCAGTGGTTTGCTCAAAGCCAACTCCTCTGGGTGGGAAATTGAGGCTACTTGGGGATTAGGAATTGCGATCGCTCTTGGCGAAGTCCAGCCAGATATCTACTACATTCAACAGGCAACTGGGGTTGTGCTTGAGCAACAGTTGGGCAATAAAATGCTGGCTTATGGTGTGAATGATGCAGCGCCTGAAGCTTTTTCGCAACCCACACCTAACTCAGTGCTAACACCAGATCATACTTCTCTGAGTACCTACGTACTTCAAGAAGCCCAACAAAAACAGTACGCTTTACAAGAAGAATATTTACAACAAATAATTGCTCTGGGAACTCAACTAGTAAGTGAACTAGGTAAAACTTTTAGCATTAAATGGACTATTGCCGGGCAAACCACATCTAACAAGCTCTACATCACACAAGTTAGTTCTCCCCAATCTGTAATTCCCCACGGACAATTCATTAGGGGACTAGGAGCAGCAGGGGGACGTGTTGTGGCCACTGCCTTAGTAATTCATCATTCACAACAGAAACCCGAACAACTACCCAAGGGTGTGATTTTAGTAGTACCAACAATCACTCCTGATTGGCTACCATTACTACACCAAGTTGCTGGTATTATCACAGAACAAGGTGGATTAACCAGCCATGCCGCAATTCTTGCTAGAGAATTAAGGATCGCAGCAGTAGTAAACGCAACATCTGCCACAACCTTAATCCAAACGGGCGAACGACTACTGCTTGATGGCGACAAAGGAGAAGTTTATCGCATCAAAGGAGACTCAAAGGAGAAGATGGAGAAAGGGAGAGAAGAAAAACTTCTTTCCCCACATCACCCCAACCCAAAAGCGCCCTATCCTACTTTCACTTCTCATCTACCCATGATTGCTACCCAACTACTGGTTAACTTGAGTCAGTCCAGTTTAATAGAACAAGTGCAAAGCTTCCCTGTGGATGGCGTGGGATTATTGCGCTCAGAATTGATGGTATTAAATATATTGGACGGACAACATCCCAATAGTTGGATTTTAGGCGGTCGTCAGGCAGAATTATTAGATTTATGGTCTGAGCAGATTAGGCAATTTGCTCGTGCTTTTACACCAAGACCAGTTTTTTATCGTTCCTTAGATTGGCGATCGCAGGATTTACCATCGTTGAGTGATAATTTAGAATTTTCGCCGCCGTCGATGTTAGGTGAACGCGGCACTTTTAGCTATTTACGAAATCCCGCAGTGTTTGAGTTAGAACTGCAAGCTTTAGCGAGGGTACAGCAGGCTGGTTACAGCAATGTCAACCTACTATTACCTTTTGTGCGGACTTTAGAAGAATTTGTCTTTTGCCGTCGCAAAGTTGAGCAAGCTCTTTTAACCGAGGTGTCGCAGTTTCAATTGTGGATGATGGCGGAAGTGCCAAGTGTACTATTTTTGCTGCCGGAATATGTGAAAGCAGGTGCAGCCGGAATTTCCATTGGTACAAACGACCTAACCCAATTATTGCTTGGAGTGGATCGAGAACAAGGACAGCTAGCAAAAGTATTTAATGAACGTCATCCTGCCGTTATGGGTGCGATCGCTCAACTGATCCAAATGGCTCAAAGTGCCGGTATACCTTGTTCAATCTGCGGTCAAGCACCAGCCCTCTATCCAGAAATCATCGATAAATTAGTGGAATGGGGCATAACCTCCATTTCTGTTGAACCGGAAGCAGTTGAACGAACATATCAAGCGATCGCTCGTGCTGAACAACGCCTAATTTTAGCAGCAGCACGTCGTCAACAATAG
- a CDS encoding sigma-70 family RNA polymerase sigma factor, with amino-acid sequence MVYLILTEAYSYPSMESHSPPHQTDTELLHALKAKQPGALGIIYDRYGKIVYGIALKVLQNPQEAEDLTQEIFLALWRNATVNSNHSHFLRYLIAMTRSRAIDKIRSRSRILNLLHRFGQTVTAETLSPTPVEQAELTERSLAVRSALTQLLDNQRQVIEMAYDAGLSQSEIAQQLNVPLGTVKTWTRQGLLKLKQILLDAID; translated from the coding sequence ATGGTATACCTAATATTAACCGAGGCATATTCATACCCTAGCATGGAGTCACATTCTCCCCCGCACCAGACAGATACAGAGTTGCTCCACGCCCTGAAAGCAAAACAGCCTGGAGCGTTAGGTATTATTTATGACCGCTATGGAAAAATTGTCTACGGAATTGCACTGAAAGTATTGCAAAACCCGCAGGAAGCGGAGGATTTAACACAGGAGATTTTTCTGGCTTTGTGGCGCAATGCGACTGTGAATTCCAACCATAGTCATTTCCTGCGTTATCTGATAGCGATGACGCGCTCAAGAGCAATAGATAAAATCCGCTCTCGGAGTCGCATCCTTAATCTCTTGCACCGCTTTGGGCAAACAGTCACCGCCGAAACCCTCTCTCCAACTCCGGTTGAGCAAGCTGAGTTAACAGAGCGCTCTCTTGCCGTTCGCTCTGCCCTTACCCAACTGCTAGACAACCAACGTCAGGTTATAGAGATGGCTTATGATGCTGGACTTAGCCAGTCGGAGATTGCTCAACAACTAAATGTGCCATTAGGAACAGTGAAAACTTGGACGCGCCAAGGACTGCTGAAGCTAAAACAAATATTACTTGATGCTATTGATTAG
- a CDS encoding MgtC/SapB family protein has translation MPNTYYIATNDWLNISFRLCFALFIGAIIGLERQISRKPAGLRTHTLVSLGSAVFTLIIMQTAGLQNSPDALSRVIQGIAVGVGFLGAGEIVRQSSQESQQLEIHGLTSAAAIWVSAALGIAAGCGLWQLGLIGTLLTFLILNVFKRLEKHQ, from the coding sequence TTGCCAAACACTTACTACATTGCAACTAATGATTGGCTAAATATCAGCTTCAGATTATGCTTTGCGTTATTTATAGGAGCGATTATCGGCTTAGAACGCCAAATTAGCCGCAAACCAGCCGGTTTAAGAACTCACACGCTGGTGAGTCTAGGTTCAGCTGTGTTTACCTTGATAATTATGCAAACAGCAGGGCTGCAAAATAGTCCTGATGCACTTAGCCGCGTCATTCAAGGAATTGCAGTCGGTGTAGGATTTCTCGGTGCTGGAGAAATTGTGCGCCAATCTTCTCAAGAATCACAGCAACTTGAAATTCACGGACTCACATCAGCAGCAGCTATTTGGGTTTCGGCTGCATTGGGCATTGCTGCCGGTTGTGGTTTGTGGCAGTTAGGATTGATTGGTACTCTGCTGACTTTTCTGATTCTCAACGTCTTTAAAAGGTTAGAAAAACATCAATAA
- a CDS encoding anti-sigma factor, producing MTAPENSQYVQQLAAGYIVGELAPDEALKFQQMLAENPSLAVEVEQLQQVLDEVLYGLNAVEPPPHLRAAILSNLLDAETENLSTSQRRPVSAFPHSLSWRKIIGSVAALLILYLGIDNYHLRTELQVADNLKTLLQQKATRLFPLRGVNVAEAASGSFVLNLEQQTGVIAVQNVPPPPVGSVYRLWAVVEGEKIPCGQLRANTQGKIVEKFAMPADFYDAGVSEMFVTLETSTDYRYPLGPVIMKSSFTFGDSSKG from the coding sequence ATGACTGCACCAGAAAATTCTCAATATGTACAACAGTTAGCAGCAGGCTATATCGTGGGTGAACTGGCTCCTGATGAAGCTCTTAAGTTTCAGCAGATGCTCGCAGAAAATCCATCCTTGGCGGTGGAAGTAGAGCAGTTACAGCAAGTATTAGATGAAGTGCTTTATGGTTTAAATGCTGTTGAGCCGCCACCGCATTTGCGTGCAGCTATCCTTAGCAATTTATTGGACGCAGAGACTGAAAATCTTTCCACATCCCAACGTCGTCCAGTCAGCGCTTTTCCCCATAGTCTCTCCTGGCGCAAAATCATCGGCAGTGTCGCGGCACTATTAATTTTGTATTTGGGAATAGATAACTACCACTTGCGTACAGAATTGCAGGTAGCTGATAATCTCAAAACACTTCTGCAACAAAAAGCAACCCGCCTGTTTCCCTTAAGGGGTGTGAATGTAGCAGAAGCAGCAAGCGGCAGTTTTGTGCTGAATCTGGAACAGCAAACAGGTGTCATTGCGGTTCAAAATGTTCCCCCTCCGCCTGTTGGAAGTGTTTACCGACTTTGGGCAGTTGTTGAGGGCGAAAAAATCCCATGCGGACAGCTTCGTGCTAATACACAGGGTAAAATTGTCGAAAAATTTGCGATGCCTGCTGATTTCTATGATGCAGGGGTATCAGAAATGTTTGTGACCCTGGAGACATCCACAGACTATCGGTATCCACTCGGGCCAGTAATCATGAAGAGTTCTTTTACCTTTGGTGATAGCAGCAAGGGGTAA
- a CDS encoding cupredoxin family copper-binding protein, with protein sequence MKYISYLLLGLVSTILVIVFSLSSCTPNRQSVIPTPQPQEITANSTNPTVKILNFKYLPENLNIAAGETVQFVNQDEEPHTITAKDGSFDSKGLDTAQVWKHTFTQPGSFPYLCSIHPYMQGKITVNTSKK encoded by the coding sequence ATGAAATATATTTCTTACTTGCTTCTAGGACTGGTTTCTACAATTCTGGTAATTGTGTTTTCTTTGTCATCCTGTACCCCCAATCGACAATCTGTAATACCTACACCCCAGCCACAGGAAATTACCGCCAATAGCACAAATCCTACCGTCAAAATTCTCAATTTCAAATACCTACCGGAAAACCTCAATATAGCTGCTGGAGAGACCGTGCAGTTTGTCAACCAAGACGAAGAACCACATACAATTACCGCCAAAGATGGCTCTTTTGATTCTAAGGGACTGGATACTGCCCAAGTTTGGAAACACACCTTTACGCAGCCAGGAAGTTTCCCTTATTTGTGTTCTATTCATCCCTACATGCAAGGAAAAATTACTGTCAACACAAGTAAAAAGTAA
- a CDS encoding metallophosphoesterase, with the protein MRRRKFIEHVGWTGLGILWVVGGNGLLESCSVGDSQGKKLANSASLSFVQISDTHLGFNKEANPHVTTSLQQTINAINSLPTPPAFIVHTGDITHLSKPEEFDAAKQFLSQLKAPLFTLPGEHDTIGDRGKAYGEAFSQKDKREGLQIWDYNGVHLISLTNVLEFGETGQGKLGQAQLDVLEKDLAAQKGDTPIVIFSHIPLYNLYPQWGWATADSGKVLSLLSRFSSVTVLSGHIHQVIQHSEGNIQFSTAASVAYPLPAPGKAEKPGPVKLPEKDLLAVLGFRTLEFIPGNDVKIDQHSLA; encoded by the coding sequence ATGAGACGGAGAAAGTTTATTGAACACGTTGGCTGGACTGGTCTTGGTATTCTGTGGGTAGTGGGGGGAAATGGTTTACTTGAATCCTGTTCGGTTGGAGATTCGCAAGGTAAGAAATTGGCAAATTCTGCATCCTTATCATTTGTGCAAATTAGCGACACACATCTAGGTTTCAATAAGGAAGCTAACCCACACGTTACTACCAGTCTGCAACAAACCATCAACGCCATCAATTCACTACCCACACCACCAGCATTCATTGTTCATACTGGAGACATCACGCACCTTTCCAAACCGGAGGAATTTGACGCGGCAAAACAATTTCTTTCCCAATTGAAAGCACCACTGTTTACCCTCCCTGGCGAACATGACACTATCGGAGACAGGGGGAAAGCTTATGGAGAAGCATTCAGCCAAAAAGATAAAAGAGAAGGTTTGCAAATATGGGACTATAATGGCGTGCATTTGATTTCTCTAACCAATGTGCTGGAATTTGGGGAAACTGGCCAAGGGAAACTCGGTCAAGCGCAACTAGATGTACTTGAAAAAGACCTTGCAGCGCAGAAAGGAGACACGCCAATAGTTATTTTTAGTCATATTCCTTTGTATAATCTTTATCCTCAATGGGGTTGGGCAACCGCCGACTCAGGTAAAGTACTGTCGTTGTTATCCCGCTTTTCTTCTGTTACCGTCCTCAGTGGTCACATTCATCAAGTAATTCAACATAGCGAGGGTAACATTCAATTTAGTACGGCTGCATCTGTTGCCTATCCATTACCTGCGCCAGGAAAAGCTGAAAAACCAGGGCCAGTCAAGTTACCAGAAAAGGATTTACTGGCTGTGTTGGGTTTTCGCACACTAGAATTTATACCTGGTAATGATGTCAAAATTGACCAGCATTCTCTAGCTTAG
- the recF gene encoding DNA replication/repair protein RecF, which translates to MYLKTLNLRQFRNYQDQKVDFTAAKTILVGNNAQGKSNLLEAVELLATLRSHRMTRDRDLVQEGEAIAQINATLERQTGVSDLTLTLRRNGRRSVALNGESIRRQMDFLGVLNAVQFSSLDLDLVRGGPEGRRNWLDTLLIQLEPVYAHILQQYNHVLRQRNAFLKRHVETLDATSLHSELAVWDAQLATTGTRVIRRRDRAIQRLAPIASAWHASISGSTEILQINYVPNIPSEDNHPEEVQQAFLAKIQQRAVAEMHQGTTLVGPHRDEIELTINQTPARQYGSQGQQRTLVLALKLAELQLIEEVVKEPPLLLLDDVLAELDLSRQNQLLDAIQDRFQTLITTTHLGSFDSQWLKSSQILFVKAGEIIAN; encoded by the coding sequence ATGTACCTGAAAACTCTAAACCTCCGACAATTTCGCAATTATCAAGACCAAAAGGTTGATTTTACTGCTGCCAAAACAATTTTGGTAGGTAATAACGCTCAGGGGAAGTCGAATTTGTTGGAGGCGGTGGAGTTGCTGGCGACATTGCGATCGCACCGCATGACCCGCGACCGCGATTTGGTTCAAGAAGGGGAAGCTATAGCCCAAATTAATGCCACCCTTGAGCGACAAACAGGCGTTAGTGACCTTACCTTAACGCTCCGGCGCAATGGTCGCCGGAGTGTTGCTCTCAATGGTGAGTCTATCCGCCGTCAAATGGATTTTCTTGGCGTTCTTAACGCAGTGCAGTTTTCCAGCTTGGATTTAGACTTAGTACGCGGCGGCCCGGAAGGTCGCCGCAACTGGTTGGATACACTCTTAATTCAACTCGAACCAGTTTATGCTCACATTTTGCAGCAGTATAATCATGTATTACGCCAGCGCAATGCCTTTTTAAAACGCCATGTAGAGACTTTGGATGCAACGTCTCTACACTCAGAATTAGCAGTGTGGGATGCACAGTTAGCTACCACAGGAACCAGGGTAATTAGAAGGCGCGATCGCGCCATCCAAAGATTGGCTCCCATTGCTAGTGCTTGGCATGCCAGTATTAGCGGCAGTACAGAAATTCTGCAAATCAATTACGTGCCTAATATTCCTTCAGAGGATAACCATCCAGAAGAAGTGCAGCAAGCTTTCTTAGCAAAAATCCAGCAGCGAGCCGTTGCTGAAATGCACCAAGGTACTACTCTTGTCGGTCCCCATCGAGACGAAATAGAATTAACTATTAACCAGACACCCGCTCGTCAATACGGTTCTCAAGGTCAACAACGAACACTGGTTCTAGCTTTAAAATTAGCCGAATTACAATTAATTGAAGAAGTCGTCAAAGAGCCACCATTGCTATTACTTGATGATGTTCTTGCCGAACTAGATTTATCCCGCCAAAATCAATTGCTTGATGCTATTCAAGACCGCTTTCAAACCCTAATTACTACGACTCACTTGGGTTCTTTTGATTCCCAGTGGTTAAAGTCCTCCCAAATTCTTTTTGTCAAAGCAGGAGAAATAATCGCAAATTAA
- a CDS encoding DUF1361 domain-containing protein, translating to MKEELIARIIQVLQINMSWMTWNLFLAFIPLALSVWLFRMRRGGTWLWWLGFLVFYAFLPNAPYLLTDVIHLIDDIRTIQSVWMITLILIPLYLLVILGGFEAYVISLINWGYYLHRIGKSQWIWRVELITHFLCAVGVYWGRFLRFNSWDFITQPDAVLTKGVEEILGKQPLVIIAITFVVLAGLYWIMKRVTLGLSKPGSRIGIKSESTNSNTPNI from the coding sequence ATGAAAGAAGAATTGATAGCCAGAATTATACAAGTATTGCAAATTAATATGAGTTGGATGACTTGGAATTTATTTCTGGCTTTTATACCTTTGGCTTTGAGTGTGTGGCTATTTCGCATGAGGCGCGGTGGCACTTGGCTTTGGTGGCTAGGATTCTTAGTTTTCTATGCTTTCTTACCAAATGCACCCTATTTGTTGACCGATGTAATCCACTTGATAGATGATATCCGCACAATTCAATCTGTGTGGATGATTACTTTAATACTCATACCTCTGTATTTGCTAGTAATTCTCGGTGGATTTGAAGCTTACGTAATATCGTTAATTAATTGGGGTTACTACTTACATCGCATTGGCAAGAGCCAATGGATTTGGCGCGTTGAGTTAATTACACATTTTCTCTGCGCTGTTGGTGTTTATTGGGGGCGATTTTTACGTTTTAACAGTTGGGATTTTATTACTCAACCCGATGCCGTACTTACTAAAGGAGTAGAAGAAATTTTAGGAAAACAACCCTTAGTAATTATTGCTATCACCTTTGTGGTACTTGCAGGTTTGTACTGGATTATGAAACGAGTAACTTTAGGTCTTAGCAAGCCAGGTAGTAGAATCGGGATCAAGTCAGAAAGCACTAACTCTAACACGCCAAACATTTAA